The following coding sequences lie in one Enterococcus sp. 9E7_DIV0242 genomic window:
- a CDS encoding M15 family metallopeptidase, with the protein MGRGNKRYLKLSVVAIALLLLSFFYYENNQRKLASTIENVSSTTTSDATIIATADTSEEETATTEETPKEEKTAAKDVTPQTMEEPMMIKGIIIVNKRYPLPESYDPGENKEAVTAFKQMNKEMRDSGLNIVAEYSGYRSYSDQEALYQNYVADDGKSEAERYSSRPGYSEHQTGLAFDFIDTAGELVSTKTEADWIAENAHRYGFIVRYKEGQEAITGYMAEAWHVRYVGKKDAQKIYEQKVTLEEYLGVEGGDYNEEP; encoded by the coding sequence ATGGGTAGAGGAAATAAACGATATTTGAAACTCAGCGTGGTGGCCATTGCGTTGCTTTTGCTTTCCTTTTTCTATTATGAAAACAACCAGAGAAAGCTTGCAAGTACGATAGAAAACGTTTCTTCTACGACAACGAGTGATGCAACGATTATTGCAACAGCTGATACGTCTGAAGAAGAAACCGCGACGACAGAAGAAACACCAAAAGAAGAAAAAACAGCAGCAAAAGACGTTACGCCTCAGACGATGGAGGAGCCGATGATGATCAAAGGAATCATTATTGTAAATAAGCGCTACCCGCTTCCGGAGTCGTACGATCCGGGAGAAAATAAAGAGGCTGTAACTGCCTTCAAACAAATGAATAAAGAAATGAGAGATTCTGGGTTGAACATAGTTGCGGAGTACAGTGGTTATCGGAGCTATTCAGATCAAGAAGCTCTTTATCAGAATTATGTAGCAGATGATGGGAAATCGGAAGCAGAACGCTACTCTTCACGCCCAGGCTATTCCGAGCATCAGACTGGTCTGGCTTTTGATTTTATAGACACTGCCGGAGAGCTTGTCAGTACAAAAACAGAAGCTGATTGGATAGCAGAAAATGCACATCGCTACGGATTTATTGTTCGCTATAAAGAAGGACAAGAAGCAATCACTGGTTACATGGCAGAAGCTTGGCATGTTCGCTATGTAGGAAAAAAAGATGCCCAAAAAATTTATGAGCAAAAGGTCACGCTGGAAGAATACCTTGGTGTTGAAGGCGGAGACTATAATGAGGAACCGTAG
- a CDS encoding ABC transporter ATP-binding protein: MFHLLVYAKKYKKQIILGPFFKFLEACFELVLPLMMARLVDNGIQANDTNYVLKMAGWMVLMSLIGLLCVMICQYYSSIASQGFGTELRNQLIKKINTFSHAELNDFGTDTLITRTTNDINQLQLALAMLIRLVIRAPFLSIGSVVMAFYIDTQAGLLFLFLLPVFCLILFIIIRLTVPLYKRIQGMIDKLNLQLSQNLSGVRVIRAFARKNTEIKQVDQTTDELAAVYLRVSKISAFLTPATTLIMNAGIIFLLYITGWKVSIGSLQQGEVLALINYMNQMLLALIVVSNLVLIFTRASASAARVNEVLSVTSSITTSNQTELPSETAKETSGIIFEDVSFRYQPDAGLTLKSINLHIPKGSILGITGATGSGKSTLTQLIPRFYDTSEGRVIVDGLDVRSWPLDELRRKISMVPQTPVLFSGTIRENLQWGKEDANDEDCWEALEIAQCKEFVEALEDGLDTPIYEGGKNFSGGQKQRLTIARALIAKPAILVLDDSLSALDYQTDLNLRTALNERLGETTLLVISQRISSIRHAQQILVLEEGRTVGLGTHDQLMHSSPQYQEIVHSQEDSDYDE, encoded by the coding sequence ATGTTTCATTTATTGGTTTATGCAAAAAAATACAAAAAACAAATTATTCTAGGACCATTTTTCAAATTTCTTGAAGCCTGTTTCGAACTGGTGCTTCCTTTGATGATGGCTCGACTAGTGGATAACGGGATTCAAGCTAACGATACCAATTACGTGTTGAAAATGGCTGGATGGATGGTTCTTATGTCGTTGATCGGCTTACTCTGCGTGATGATTTGCCAATATTACTCATCAATCGCTTCACAAGGATTTGGGACAGAGTTGCGCAATCAGCTAATCAAAAAAATCAATACCTTCTCCCACGCAGAGCTGAATGATTTCGGTACAGATACCTTGATCACACGTACAACGAATGACATCAATCAGCTACAGTTGGCATTAGCCATGCTGATACGATTGGTAATCCGTGCCCCATTCTTAAGTATCGGCTCAGTAGTCATGGCCTTTTATATCGACACACAGGCAGGTCTGCTCTTTCTTTTCCTATTACCTGTTTTCTGTCTGATCTTATTCATTATTATTCGACTAACAGTTCCCTTATATAAACGAATACAAGGAATGATCGACAAACTGAACCTACAACTAAGTCAGAATTTGAGTGGTGTTCGTGTTATTCGTGCCTTCGCCCGAAAAAACACTGAAATCAAACAAGTTGACCAAACAACCGATGAGTTGGCAGCTGTCTACCTTCGGGTTTCCAAAATTTCCGCTTTTTTGACACCTGCAACGACGCTGATCATGAATGCCGGAATCATTTTTCTTCTATATATCACTGGTTGGAAGGTTTCCATTGGTTCATTACAACAAGGAGAAGTTTTGGCATTGATCAATTACATGAACCAAATGCTGTTAGCATTGATCGTCGTCTCTAATCTGGTACTGATTTTTACTCGAGCCTCTGCTTCAGCAGCCAGAGTCAATGAGGTTTTGTCTGTCACTTCAAGCATCACGACAAGCAATCAAACAGAGTTGCCATCGGAAACAGCAAAGGAAACGAGCGGCATTATTTTTGAAGATGTCTCTTTCCGTTATCAACCAGATGCCGGACTTACGTTGAAATCTATCAATCTGCACATTCCTAAAGGCAGTATACTGGGAATCACTGGAGCAACCGGTAGTGGGAAAAGTACCTTGACACAATTGATTCCACGCTTTTATGACACATCAGAGGGGAGAGTGATCGTTGATGGTCTGGATGTACGCAGTTGGCCACTGGACGAATTACGCCGAAAAATCTCCATGGTTCCTCAAACACCGGTCCTTTTTTCCGGTACAATTCGAGAAAATCTTCAATGGGGAAAAGAAGATGCTAACGATGAGGACTGTTGGGAAGCATTGGAAATTGCCCAATGCAAAGAGTTTGTAGAGGCTTTGGAAGACGGGTTGGACACACCGATTTACGAAGGCGGGAAAAATTTTTCCGGCGGTCAGAAACAACGGCTGACAATTGCTCGTGCATTGATTGCCAAACCTGCTATTCTTGTTTTAGATGACTCACTTAGCGCATTGGATTATCAAACAGACCTCAATCTACGCACTGCTTTAAATGAACGATTAGGTGAAACGACCCTACTCGTGATTTCACAGCGTATCAGCTCGATTCGTCATGCGCAGCAAATACTCGTTTTAGAGGAGGGACGAACAGTTGGTCTTGGTACACATGATCAGTTGATGCATTCTTCTCCTCAATATCAGGAAATCGTTCATTCTCAGGAGGACTCAGACTATGATGAATAA
- a CDS encoding folate family ECF transporter S component translates to MKKRVLETRKLTVLALLIAVIVVFTRFFSYETQFLRISFTFIPESLMGLLFGPFWTGIGSAIADGVGVILFPKTGAYFPGFTLNAFITGAIYGFFYYKKELTWFRVTMATLLVTIIVHLFLTPLWLGLMYGVDLKIVAWWIPRIIKSAIFLPIQVVVTYYMGQKLPYKQLLSKLTPIHNK, encoded by the coding sequence ATGAAAAAAAGAGTTTTAGAAACAAGGAAGCTGACTGTATTGGCATTACTGATTGCGGTAATCGTTGTCTTTACACGTTTCTTTTCTTATGAAACACAGTTTCTCAGAATCAGTTTTACTTTTATACCGGAGTCCTTGATGGGACTTCTATTCGGGCCCTTCTGGACTGGAATCGGCAGTGCGATCGCTGATGGTGTCGGTGTGATCCTTTTTCCGAAAACCGGTGCTTATTTCCCTGGATTTACGCTGAACGCGTTTATTACAGGTGCGATTTACGGTTTTTTCTATTACAAGAAGGAGCTTACTTGGTTTCGGGTTACCATGGCTACATTACTCGTGACAATCATCGTTCATCTATTTTTGACACCTTTATGGTTAGGGTTGATGTATGGTGTAGACCTGAAAATCGTTGCGTGGTGGATTCCCCGCATCATTAAAAGTGCAATATTCTTACCGATTCAGGTAGTTGTTACCTACTACATGGGACAAAAACTACCGTATAAGCAATTGTTGAGTAAATTAACACCCATTCATAATAAATAG
- a CDS encoding 3D domain-containing protein: protein MLDSVGIKKLMPLLSAIILLNLAFPSVIARAESLDSLENEEQQATELGQILNQNIDTALTEVNEKYAEIEKLKGDIASAEETIESSEAEIIVTEENIDRRKDAIGERMKTIQLNGETRTWQALLEAESLSDFFNRAYAMTILQNAEKEKIESLAAEKEKLNELQETIKTTQAELQVNQEKLQEEAQSMDIEVAALKQELANNDETLQLITNKKIAEQTRLDEEAKAAEAAAKEQQRLSAEANAAAEAEANTAEEVQPSEPSTVEPSAPGNSGNSGGSAGSGQVMYMESTAYSFNEVGSGYITAIGIDLRVQSNVIAVDPSVIPLGKLVEVEGYGFAVAGDTGGAIKGHIIDVHFNSVEQCRQWGRRHNVRVVVQ from the coding sequence GTGTTGGATTCAGTGGGAATTAAAAAGCTGATGCCATTACTATCGGCAATCATCTTATTAAATCTGGCCTTCCCTTCTGTTATTGCTCGTGCGGAGTCACTAGATTCTTTGGAAAATGAAGAACAACAAGCGACAGAATTGGGACAAATTCTTAATCAAAATATTGATACAGCATTGACGGAAGTTAATGAAAAATATGCTGAGATTGAAAAGTTAAAGGGAGATATCGCCAGTGCAGAAGAGACGATTGAAAGCTCTGAAGCAGAGATTATTGTAACAGAGGAAAATATCGATCGTCGTAAAGATGCGATTGGTGAGCGGATGAAAACGATCCAATTGAACGGAGAAACGCGGACATGGCAAGCGTTGCTTGAAGCAGAAAGTCTTTCAGACTTCTTCAACAGAGCGTATGCGATGACGATTTTACAAAACGCTGAGAAAGAAAAAATCGAGAGCCTGGCTGCTGAGAAAGAGAAACTGAACGAGCTTCAGGAGACGATCAAAACAACGCAGGCCGAACTTCAGGTGAATCAGGAAAAGCTTCAAGAAGAAGCACAGTCGATGGATATCGAAGTCGCAGCGCTGAAACAAGAGCTAGCGAACAATGATGAAACCTTGCAGTTGATTACGAATAAAAAAATTGCTGAACAGACACGTTTGGATGAAGAAGCGAAAGCAGCCGAAGCAGCCGCTAAAGAGCAACAACGGCTAAGTGCTGAAGCGAATGCAGCAGCCGAAGCTGAGGCTAACACTGCAGAAGAAGTTCAACCTTCAGAACCTTCTACTGTTGAACCATCTGCTCCTGGAAACTCGGGAAATAGTGGTGGCAGTGCTGGAAGCGGACAGGTTATGTATATGGAGTCTACAGCCTATTCATTCAATGAGGTAGGTTCAGGATATATTACAGCCATTGGCATCGACTTACGCGTTCAAAGTAATGTGATAGCTGTTGATCCAAGTGTCATACCTCTTGGTAAATTGGTAGAGGTAGAAGGCTATGGTTTTGCAGTGGCCGGTGATACGGGTGGTGCAATCAAAGGGCATATCATTGATGTTCATTTCAACTCAGTTGAACAATGTCGTCAATGGGGACGCCGTCACAACGTAAGAGTTGTGGTTCAATAA
- a CDS encoding putative ABC transporter permease yields the protein MDQWSELILLFFIYSFIGWVWETIYCSINAGRFVYRGFLTGPYCPIYGFGILGVLYFLEPLKNNLVLLYFSSAVLVSVLEYLTSYALEKMFHASWWDYKDVPLNLNGRIALPVSAFWGIACVLIVKVIHPRIQVVSEYLVNQFHWVLPTLLSVILLVDLVYTVTNMQAFQRITKEVNDLLETRAKELSENVTERSETLKAEWEEWKQTLEQEIGERTAKQQAFLDELKSNSAVSQRLQRLNFSQRRWIKNYPKLSLRGLENPESVKRLVTSFKEKRKKM from the coding sequence ATGGATCAATGGTCAGAACTTATTCTGTTATTTTTTATTTATTCATTTATTGGTTGGGTGTGGGAAACAATCTATTGTTCAATCAATGCAGGACGATTTGTGTATAGAGGTTTTTTGACAGGCCCCTATTGCCCAATCTATGGTTTTGGTATCTTGGGGGTTCTTTATTTTCTGGAGCCGCTCAAAAATAATCTAGTGTTGCTCTATTTTTCTTCGGCAGTGCTTGTCAGCGTGCTGGAATACTTGACCAGTTATGCGTTGGAAAAGATGTTTCATGCGTCTTGGTGGGATTATAAAGATGTTCCACTAAATTTAAATGGAAGAATTGCTTTGCCGGTTTCAGCATTTTGGGGAATTGCCTGCGTATTGATTGTCAAAGTTATTCACCCGAGAATTCAAGTGGTGTCGGAATATCTAGTCAACCAATTTCATTGGGTGTTGCCGACTTTGCTCTCTGTAATACTACTCGTAGATTTGGTCTATACTGTGACGAATATGCAGGCCTTTCAGCGTATCACTAAGGAGGTCAATGATCTTCTTGAAACGAGAGCCAAGGAACTATCAGAAAATGTGACGGAAAGAAGCGAAACGCTGAAAGCGGAGTGGGAAGAATGGAAGCAGACCTTGGAACAGGAAATTGGGGAGCGGACAGCCAAGCAGCAAGCCTTTTTAGATGAACTGAAAAGCAACAGTGCGGTGAGTCAGCGGTTGCAACGTCTGAACTTCAGTCAACGTCGTTGGATCAAAAACTATCCTAAATTGAGTTTGAGAGGATTAGAAAATCCGGAAAGCGTGAAACGACTGGTTACATCGTTTAAAGAAAAAAGAAAGAAAATGTAA
- a CDS encoding epoxyqueuosine reductase QueH, whose amino-acid sequence MYNLTEITDKMAGNQKINYDRVLKKMIAMWEQQEVRPTILLHSCCAPCSTYTLEYLTEYADVTIYFANSNIHPRSEYQRRALVQQQFVTDFNEKTGKQVGFLEAPYEPNQFMKIVQEKGLSDEPEGGKRCTSCFQLRLDLVAEKAQELSYDYFGSALTLSPKKNSQLINTLGIDIQKFYKTNYLPGDFKKNNGYKRSIELCKEYDIYRQCYCGCLFAAQKQGVDLKQMNKDATSFLANRESSLADEEGVVPFSKKVGNQ is encoded by the coding sequence ATGTATAATTTAACCGAGATTACAGATAAAATGGCAGGCAATCAAAAGATTAATTATGATCGTGTGCTGAAGAAAATGATTGCGATGTGGGAACAGCAGGAGGTTCGACCGACGATTTTACTGCATAGCTGCTGTGCTCCGTGTAGCACCTACACATTGGAGTATCTGACCGAATATGCAGATGTGACGATTTACTTTGCCAATTCTAATATCCATCCACGTTCTGAGTATCAAAGACGTGCGCTGGTTCAGCAGCAATTTGTCACGGATTTTAATGAGAAAACCGGCAAGCAAGTGGGCTTTTTAGAAGCACCTTATGAGCCGAATCAGTTTATGAAAATCGTGCAGGAAAAGGGACTTTCTGATGAGCCGGAAGGTGGCAAGCGTTGTACCTCTTGTTTTCAGTTGCGATTGGATCTTGTAGCGGAGAAGGCGCAGGAGTTGAGCTATGATTACTTTGGCAGTGCCTTGACGTTGTCACCGAAGAAAAATAGTCAGCTGATCAATACCCTCGGAATTGATATCCAGAAATTTTACAAGACCAATTATTTGCCGGGAGATTTTAAAAAGAATAACGGGTATAAGCGCTCGATCGAGCTGTGTAAAGAGTATGATATCTATCGCCAGTGCTACTGCGGCTGTTTATTTGCTGCACAAAAGCAAGGGGTTGATTTGAAGCAAATGAACAAGGATGCGACCAGCTTTTTAGCTAATCGGGAGAGTAGCTTAGCGGATGAAGAGGGAGTTGTGCCTTTTTCTAAAAAAGTGGGGAACCAATAG
- the mgsA gene encoding methylglyoxal synthase, with amino-acid sequence MKIALIAHDRKKELMVKMALAYLPILEKHELFATGTTGLRITEATGLSVHRFKSGPLGGDQQIGAMISEDKIDMVIFLRDPLASQPHEPDVNALIRLSDVYEIPLATNIGTAEILLRGLEAGFVDFREVIHETDNRPISL; translated from the coding sequence ATGAAAATTGCATTGATTGCTCATGATCGAAAAAAAGAGTTGATGGTAAAAATGGCGTTGGCGTATCTACCTATTTTGGAGAAGCACGAGCTTTTTGCAACAGGGACGACGGGATTGAGAATTACTGAGGCTACAGGACTTTCTGTTCATCGTTTTAAGTCAGGCCCGCTTGGCGGAGATCAGCAGATTGGCGCAATGATTTCCGAGGACAAGATAGATATGGTTATTTTTCTACGTGATCCACTAGCTTCGCAGCCACATGAACCAGATGTCAATGCGTTGATTCGCCTTAGTGATGTTTACGAGATTCCGTTAGCAACGAATATCGGAACAGCTGAGATTTTACTTCGAGGACTTGAAGCAGGGTTTGTGGATTTTCGAGAAGTGATACATGAAACAGACAATCGGCCGATTTCTCTATAG
- a CDS encoding MerR family transcriptional regulator gives MFKIGEFSKLSQVSVRMLRYYDEQGLLPPAKVDQETGYRFYHVSQLSKLQKIILLKNLKFSTAEIKELITDELTDDYFQERLKKKYRQIERDILEEQRRLLQLAKTIERIEKPKETNIHVIFRALPSEAIVSLRKVIPTYYHEGELWQEFGTLLKGEQLDYIKQTPDNFTVFHDACYREEGVDIEICLKVKQVAPVKKPLTCYQTERISLVASIFVIGPYDNIKEAYHQFANWLAENDDYEMLELSRQVSHRGPDTETDPNNYLTEIQIPIKKIS, from the coding sequence ATGTTTAAAATTGGAGAGTTTTCAAAGCTATCTCAGGTATCGGTACGAATGCTCAGGTATTATGATGAGCAAGGCTTGCTTCCACCTGCCAAAGTCGATCAGGAAACGGGCTATCGTTTCTATCATGTCAGTCAGCTTTCTAAATTACAAAAAATTATTTTACTGAAGAATTTAAAGTTTTCAACGGCTGAAATCAAAGAGTTGATCACAGATGAGTTGACGGACGATTATTTTCAAGAACGATTAAAGAAGAAGTATCGGCAGATTGAACGTGACATTCTTGAGGAACAACGACGTTTGTTACAGCTTGCGAAGACGATTGAACGGATAGAAAAACCGAAGGAGACGAATATCCATGTGATTTTTCGAGCCTTACCTAGTGAGGCAATTGTCAGCCTTCGAAAAGTGATTCCTACCTATTACCATGAGGGCGAATTGTGGCAGGAGTTTGGTACACTTTTAAAGGGAGAACAGCTGGATTATATCAAGCAAACACCGGATAATTTTACTGTATTTCATGATGCGTGTTATCGAGAAGAAGGCGTAGATATTGAAATTTGTTTAAAGGTCAAGCAAGTGGCACCAGTTAAGAAGCCGCTGACCTGTTATCAGACAGAACGTATTTCATTGGTTGCGTCGATTTTTGTCATCGGTCCGTACGACAATATCAAAGAAGCCTATCATCAATTTGCCAACTGGCTGGCTGAAAATGATGATTATGAGATGCTTGAGCTTTCCCGACAAGTCAGTCACCGTGGTCCAGATACAGAAACGGACCCGAATAATTATCTAACTGAGATTCAAATACCGATAAAAAAAATCTCTTGA
- a CDS encoding ABC transporter ATP-binding protein, protein MMNKPTTRSFKKFLPYLLRYRLELVLSLLLGVVSGLTTVWMTYAVGKAVDTMLGADQVDFTQLYAILGLLAGILVVTVISQWFIQLLGNRLSYLSVAQLRKDTFSKLNQLPLNYYDQHSHGDIISRFTNDMDNISSAGTVVFNQLFSGAAVVIIAFIFMVRLSFTLTLVVLITTPIIFLVNWLVATASQRNFAEQQKIVGTISGFVSEMIGNQKIVKAFQREQVVQQQFETMNQELYVQGQKAQFSSSLTNPLSRFIDHLSYIAIGLVGGLLILTGNPAVTVGIISSFTIYATQFTKPFIELSGMITQIQTALAGIERTFEILEQEPELPDPAQAFVLNDISGTVTFDHVSFSYVPTKPLIEEFTLTVEAGETLAIVGKTGAGKSTLVNLLMRFYDVDEGSILIDEHPINTITRDSLRKSFGMVLQDTWLFDGTIRDNLIYGNSDATDEMILQALKKTHTAEFIQRLPKGLDTEIGSQGIKISEGQRQLLTIARTMISNPPMLILDEATSSVDTLTEKHIQSAFLEIMKGRTSFVIAHRLSTIKNADKILVMEQGKIVEIGTHTSLLALPNGHYRALYEAQFEQ, encoded by the coding sequence ATGATGAATAAACCAACAACTCGTTCATTCAAAAAGTTCCTCCCTTACCTACTTCGTTATCGACTGGAATTGGTTCTTTCACTCCTACTCGGTGTAGTCAGCGGCCTCACCACTGTTTGGATGACTTACGCTGTCGGAAAAGCGGTCGACACAATGCTTGGAGCCGATCAGGTTGATTTTACTCAGCTTTATGCCATTCTTGGACTACTTGCCGGAATCTTGGTTGTAACGGTTATCAGTCAGTGGTTCATCCAGCTGCTAGGAAATCGCTTGTCCTATCTCTCTGTCGCACAGTTGCGGAAGGATACTTTTTCTAAACTGAATCAGCTACCATTAAACTACTATGATCAGCACTCCCATGGCGATATCATCAGTCGCTTTACCAACGATATGGATAATATTTCCAGTGCAGGAACGGTTGTCTTTAATCAGTTGTTTTCAGGAGCTGCGGTAGTTATTATTGCATTTATCTTTATGGTTCGACTTAGCTTTACACTGACACTTGTTGTTTTGATTACGACACCGATCATCTTTCTTGTCAATTGGCTTGTGGCCACTGCTTCTCAGAGGAATTTTGCAGAGCAGCAAAAAATTGTCGGAACGATCTCAGGCTTCGTCTCAGAAATGATCGGTAATCAAAAAATCGTCAAAGCCTTTCAGCGAGAACAGGTTGTTCAACAGCAATTTGAAACAATGAATCAGGAGCTATATGTACAAGGTCAGAAGGCACAGTTTTCTTCGTCTTTAACCAATCCGCTCTCTCGGTTTATCGATCATCTTTCCTATATCGCTATCGGTTTAGTAGGTGGATTGCTTATTTTGACAGGCAATCCAGCAGTTACAGTCGGAATCATTTCCAGCTTTACGATCTATGCCACTCAGTTTACGAAGCCATTCATTGAACTGTCCGGAATGATCACCCAAATCCAGACTGCATTAGCTGGAATCGAGAGGACCTTCGAAATTCTCGAGCAAGAACCAGAGCTACCTGATCCAGCACAAGCCTTTGTACTCAACGATATCTCCGGTACAGTGACCTTTGATCATGTTTCTTTTTCCTATGTACCAACAAAGCCACTGATTGAAGAGTTTACTTTAACCGTTGAAGCTGGCGAGACCCTCGCAATCGTGGGTAAAACCGGCGCCGGAAAATCCACTTTAGTCAATCTGCTGATGCGCTTTTATGATGTCGATGAAGGATCGATCCTTATCGATGAGCATCCCATCAATACCATAACTCGAGACAGCCTGCGAAAAAGCTTTGGTATGGTTCTACAAGATACATGGCTCTTTGATGGCACGATTCGCGATAATTTAATCTATGGAAATAGTGACGCAACAGATGAAATGATTCTACAGGCATTAAAGAAGACGCACACTGCAGAATTTATCCAGCGACTCCCGAAAGGTCTCGATACAGAAATCGGTAGTCAAGGGATTAAAATCTCTGAAGGACAACGACAGCTTTTAACAATTGCCCGAACGATGATCAGCAATCCACCTATGTTGATTCTCGACGAAGCGACAAGCTCTGTTGATACGTTGACAGAGAAGCACATTCAATCGGCTTTTCTGGAAATCATGAAGGGACGAACCAGCTTTGTTATTGCTCATCGTCTTTCAACAATCAAGAATGCGGATAAAATTCTAGTAATGGAACAAGGGAAAATCGTTGAAATAGGAACACATACTTCCTTGCTCGCTTTACCGAACGGCCACTATCGAGCACTCTACGAAGCACAATTTGAGCAATAA